In Rhodothermales bacterium, one genomic interval encodes:
- a CDS encoding chromosome condensation protein CrcB translates to MIQKIAWLALAGALGTVARYALAGLVQNLTGAAFPWGTAAVNIIGCFWAGLLWALFENRWTVS, encoded by the coding sequence ATGATTCAGAAGATCGCCTGGCTCGCTCTGGCGGGAGCGCTCGGCACTGTCGCCCGCTACGCCCTGGCCGGACTGGTCCAGAATCTCACCGGCGCTGCCTTTCCCTGGGGGACGGCGGCCGTCAACATCATCGGCTGCTTCTGGGCGGGACTCCTGTGGGCGCTGTTCGAGAATCGATGGACTGTATCCG
- a CDS encoding CPBP family intramembrane metalloprotease gives MLEDATTSQVRNPAAWLLVYFVLYLIYLFFHQEGELAHWGTLVLIPLLGLWYTRRRSDPEFGAKATLKKVGLFWPPPRQGMAIAVVLVLALQIVQLMNRRQRAALDPILSSSHAVWLVPTAFLLIMVTAAFTEEVFFRGLIQRSVTERTGSNTVGVLVATIAFSLYHVPYAYLNAAWPSAGDLGHAVQLAFANGVPGGVIIGLLFIRSRYNLTAPILVHAAVDWIPATIAIAEAWLPSLQGSG, from the coding sequence GTGTTGGAAGACGCCACGACCTCCCAGGTCCGCAATCCGGCAGCGTGGCTTCTTGTCTACTTTGTTCTGTATCTCATCTATCTCTTCTTTCACCAGGAAGGTGAACTCGCGCACTGGGGTACCCTCGTCCTCATTCCGTTACTCGGACTCTGGTACACACGTCGTCGATCAGATCCAGAATTCGGTGCAAAGGCCACGCTCAAAAAGGTCGGACTCTTCTGGCCTCCACCCCGCCAGGGTATGGCGATTGCAGTAGTCCTGGTTCTCGCGCTACAGATCGTCCAATTAATGAATCGCCGTCAGAGAGCCGCTCTCGATCCGATCCTCAGTTCATCTCATGCAGTGTGGCTCGTACCAACCGCATTCCTCCTCATAATGGTGACGGCGGCGTTTACCGAAGAAGTCTTCTTCCGAGGATTGATCCAGCGCAGCGTGACCGAACGAACGGGTTCCAACACAGTGGGTGTACTCGTCGCGACGATCGCCTTCTCGTTGTACCACGTACCCTATGCCTATCTGAATGCAGCCTGGCCAAGTGCAGGGGATCTGGGACATGCTGTGCAGCTCGCGTTTGCGAACGGAGTGCCAGGTGGTGTTATTATTGGTCTGCTGTTTATCCGCTCTCGCTACAATCTTACTGCACCAATACTGGTACACGCCGCAGTGGACTGGATTCCGGCAACGATTGCGATTGCAGAGGCCTGGTTGCCGAGCCTGCAAGGTTCGGGCTGA
- a CDS encoding GNAT family N-acetyltransferase, whose protein sequence is MKLLEITSDRFPDWLQLRQKLFADLDRDHHREEMDLIHSSPEATAFLGTTEEGEHVGLMEVSLRNFVDGCLGGPVGYVEALYLEPPYRGKGEGRNMIDFAADWFRARGCRDMAADADLENVLAQKFFSHIGFSETFRIVQFKRTLENVDVTRSTNEDEDIG, encoded by the coding sequence ATGAAACTCCTTGAGATCACATCCGACCGATTCCCCGACTGGCTGCAGCTTCGACAGAAACTGTTTGCGGATCTCGATCGTGACCACCATCGCGAGGAGATGGACTTGATCCATTCCTCACCTGAGGCGACAGCCTTTCTCGGTACTACAGAGGAAGGCGAGCACGTGGGATTGATGGAGGTGTCGCTGCGAAACTTCGTGGACGGCTGCCTCGGCGGCCCGGTGGGGTATGTCGAAGCCCTCTATCTTGAGCCGCCGTATCGAGGTAAGGGAGAGGGTCGCAACATGATCGACTTCGCGGCAGACTGGTTTCGTGCACGTGGTTGCCGTGACATGGCGGCCGATGCCGATCTCGAAAACGTACTGGCTCAGAAGTTCTTTTCGCACATAGGCTTCTCAGAGACATTTCGAATCGTACAATTCAAACGAACGCTCGAGAACGTTGACGTGACCCGATCGACCAACGAAGACGAGGATATCGGATGA
- a CDS encoding N-acetyltransferase → MIRTPPVTIRNEEPADASAIRALNKVAFDGPDEADIVEAIREACSSALSLVAEQDGRVVGHILFSPATVVSVGGDVVGMGLAPMAVESRSQRQGVGSSLVETGLEQLRRSGCPFVIVLGHPAYYPRFGFRPASEFGLICQWAGVPDEAFMAIILDERKMSGVVGVARYRDEFDEAM, encoded by the coding sequence ATGATTCGTACTCCCCCGGTCACAATTCGAAACGAAGAACCCGCAGACGCATCGGCGATCCGTGCGCTAAACAAAGTGGCTTTTGATGGACCTGATGAAGCCGATATCGTCGAAGCCATTCGCGAAGCATGTAGTTCCGCACTGTCGCTCGTTGCGGAGCAAGATGGTCGTGTCGTAGGGCACATCCTCTTCAGTCCGGCCACAGTGGTGTCGGTCGGTGGCGACGTAGTAGGAATGGGCCTGGCACCGATGGCGGTCGAATCCCGGTCACAGCGACAGGGGGTCGGTTCGAGTCTCGTCGAGACCGGACTGGAGCAATTGCGGAGGTCCGGATGTCCGTTCGTGATTGTGCTCGGCCATCCGGCATACTATCCGCGGTTCGGCTTTCGTCCGGCTTCCGAGTTTGGACTGATCTGCCAGTGGGCCGGAGTGCCGGACGAGGCGTTCATGGCAATCATTCTCGATGAGCGGAAGATGAGCGGAGTCGTGGGCGTGGCCAGGTACCGGGACGAATTTGACGAAGCGATGTAG